GGACGGTGTGTAATAGCAATAGATGGCTCAATAAAAAATCTATCCTTAAAAAGTTTGAAGTGGTAGCCTGCTCTATAGGTATTGAAGATTTGAAAACCATTATCGATTTTTTTACCCTCCTCATCCTTAAAAGTTTGCCAAGCATTCATGACATGGACACCTGTGTATAAACCCTTCCACCAAAAATGTTGGTAGGCTAAGGCAAATCCATATTCCTTAATAAAACCAGGGAATTTTTCTTCGGGTGCTTCTTTAGAATCACCATAAGGAATGCCAAGTGACCACCTATAAGTCCAAGTTTTCAGCTCCAAAGATAAGGCATCTTTAGGACTAAGTCGGTAGCCGAAGTTCAACTGGACGAAGTTTGGTGGGTTATCATCAGGCACTAAATTGTAAAGCACAAAAAATGTACTTCCCACAAAAAACTTGCTGTGAGTAGTGTCATTTTTAGCATATTGTGCTTTGATTTGCATAGGGTTTGCGAATATTAAGGTTAAAACAATTACTGAAATCCAATTTTGCATATTTTTAAGGTTTAAGTTAAAAGATAGTGCAAAATTGCAGCTAGAAGAGGGTAAAAAACGTTCACTTAAGGTAAGAAATAAAGCGATTCTATGTTTTATTTTTCATCAGCCTTGCCTTCAAACGACTTAATGATTGTGGGGTAATTCCTAAAAAACTTGCTAATTGATGTTGTGGAACTCTTTGGACCAAATCAGGTCTGGTTTCCAATAAGTTTTCATATCGCTGGGCAGGTGAAGAATTCTTAAAGTCGTCAAGTGAGGCTTGACTTTTCACCAACAATTCTTCGGAAATGATACGGCATAGGCTTTCAAATCTTGGAAATTTGGCGAAAACATCTGCTTCCATATCAGGAGTAGAAACAGAGATTATGGAATCTTCCACACACGAAAGATAATAGGACGATGGTCTTTGGGTTGCTACACATTCAGGTACTTCCCCTTGCATTTCGGTATAAAAATTGGTCGTTTTTTCTTCCCCATCAATGATGTAAAATTTCCTCATACAGCCTTTTAGTACAAAATAACCTTCTTTTGACCGCTGCCCCTCTTCCAGAAGCATTGTTCCTTTCTTAAATTGCCTGAATATATCCAAGTCTGTGATGGTTTTCTTTTCCTCATCAGTCAATAGCATATATTTAGAAATATAGTTAAAAAGTATATTGTCCATGCTTCTGTTCTTATAGTTTCTTCGCATCCAAATCAAAGACTTAGAAAACAACTCGACTTTAACATAGTCATCATCCTAAGTTACCTCCAATGATGGCATAAATATTTTGGGGCTGCCAATTTCTTTTCTTTCCTAATCGCATTCGTTTTTCTATTCGAAATTCATTGAAATTATTTTGTCTCATCAACTCTCTCGCACTTAAATTGTCAATTGGAAATGCATTGAAATCTTTTGATTTCAAGCGTAACTTCATTAGTTCTTGTCCTGCTGAACTTGTCGTTGCTATTATTAAACCGTGTCCTAAATTCGGCAAATAAAAACCTTTCACTTCGTTGTCCTGTAAATATACAAAGCCGTTTGAAAGGTGTGGTTCAAGAAGCAAAATTCTGTTTTCGTCTGAAACTTTTCTATCTAAATCTAAAATTTGTTTTTTGAAGTCACCGTTAATTGCAACAATATTTTCGGAATTTTCAAATGCTTCGTTTGCTCCTTCACACCTAAAAATTAAATATTCAGTTTCTATTTCAAAACCAATTTTTTTATAAATAGGCTCACCAAGCTCGGTTGCCAAAAGATTGATTGTTTCACAGCCTTTTGAATAGGAGGTTTCAACTAAAGTTTGGGTGATTATCGTCCCAATACCTTGATTTCTATAGTCACGGTGAACAATAATATGAGCCAACCAAGCAGTTTTCGTGTGAATTATTGCAGTCCCAATGCCCACTATTTTTTTGTCAATACTCGCTTTAATCGGAAAGCAAAATTTTGTGTTTGTATAAGAGGCAATAATCGGAAGAACGTCTTCCCAACCGATTGGAAGTAAGTCTGAGATAAAATTTATATCGTTATGTTCTAAATTCTGTATGTCCATTTGATAACAAAATTTGGTTTAAAGTCACTTGAATATAGGCTATTCAATTATAAGCTTTTACTTCTCCTCAATATTTTGACAATTCTATTATTTATGATTTCTGACAAGTTCCAATTGTACAGTTTAGAGTCGGTTGTGCTGTAAAACTGAATAAGAACCGCATCAAGGTCTTTGTGATATTTTGCAAAACTTTGGTATCCTGGAACCCAACCACCATGTTCATACTTGTAAATGGAGGAATATATTTCCTGTTCTCCCTGTTCAAACAATGACCCGTCATTCAATGCCCTAAGGAAAATACCCACGTCTTCTGCTGTGGCTAACATGCCGTGTTCGTCTGCCTTTAAATCAAAGGGATGTCCTACATGATAGCCACTCATCACATCGTCCATATTGACTTCACTTAGTGAACCAAAGGTATGGTTAAGATTTAACGGCATTAGAATTTCTTCTTGAATGAATTGGAAGTTCTGATAACCCAATGCATCATCCATTATCTTATTGATTAAAAGGTAATTCGTGTTACAATATTCGTAGTCTTCACCAGGTTCAAAGTTAGCGGGCTTGTCCAGAATCAATGCAAGACTTTCTTCAAAGGTCTGCGTTGGAGCAGCCCAAAAATTCGGAGCATCTGTAAAATTGGGAATGCCACTTCTATGCTGTATCATCAACCTCAAGGTAATTTTCTCAGCGTTTTCAATTCCTCCTACAAGCTCTGGTAAATAATCGGCGATGGTTTTATCCAAAGAAAGACATCCATCACTTACCAATTTGGAGATAGCCACAACATCATACAGCTTGCTTATGCTCGCAATTTTGAATAAGGAATGAGGGTCTGCAGGTATTTTATTTTCTCGATTCTTCCAGCCAGCTGCATAAAATTTGGGTTCTTTTCCACCTTCATCTACATACACAATCATTCCATCAAATCCATGACCAATAGCTTCATCTAACTGCTCTTGAACAGTATTTGGCAAAGGCTTAATCCATGCTTTTACCAATAGCCAAGGGACAAAGAATAGGGAGATAATAGTTCCCAAGAGCAATACGATTCTGATTATTTGTTTTGTTCGTTTCTTCTTCATACCATTTTAGGACTGAACGCATTGAGTAAATTGCTTATAATGGACGGAGTGTACTCGCAACAGTGTGTGTGCTTTGAATGGTGAATTATTCAAAGTAGGTTTCCACGTTATTCTCTAAGAACTCAAATCCATATTTAATCCTTGTTTCATGACCGTCAGATAATGGAGGTAAATTATCTGCCTTGAACCATGCGATTTCATCCGATTCGCTCGAAGTCCTAGCTTTTCCGCCTACAATTTCACCCCTAAAAACCAAATGAACAAACTCGTTCTCTTTCCACGGGTAATATACATATTCGTAATGTATCGAGCTCCAAACGCCTATCAAATCCAATATTTTCACCTCAAAACCAGTCTCCTCCTTGCACTCTCTTATGGCACACTCACTTGGGGTTTCGCCTAAATCATTACAACCTCCTGGCATTGCCCAACGTCCATTATCCGTTCTTCTGATGAGCAATACTTCAAGTTCCTTGTTTACCACAAAAACGTCACAGCCTAGTAAGGGGGTTATTGGTTTTGCCATGTTTGTTTTAGTGTTTGTTTTGAAAATACTTCAATTACAAATCTATGAACTATCGTCTTCAAATGCTTGGAGGGAAGGGCTTATGAATTTTGGCGAAAACTATCATTGAGTAAGGCAGCAATAGTGAACAGTCTGATGTACGGCGGTGTGAGAAACTCCCGTAGGCAAACTGCTTACGGGCTACCTGCTCGATTGTGGTGTCGTTTTTATTTATATTCAAATTTTAGAAATTTTGGTTCATTTGAAAAAATGATTGAAAAATTTAACTCCTCAAAAATTGCATTATCTTCATTTGCAAAAATATTTCTGAGAACTTCATTATCATGTGTAAAATAAAGAATGTAATGTTCTTCATTTTTCCTATTTTCATTTCTGAGTATTCTTGCGATAGATTCTTTAGTTGGTAATTTATGCTTATTTTTTCCGTTCGCACTAAAGAGGAAGTTTTTACAGTCAATCAAGCTATATAAGTCATCACTATTGTTTGCTTTACTGCCATGATGAGTAACCTTAACCAAGTCACAGACAATTTTATTATCTTTTTTGTATCCCATTGAATCAAGTGTTGAGACAATATCACTTGGGTGAGCATCAGCAAGCCAAAGAGTTCTTATTCCATCATAATCAGTCATTACACTAATACTACTTCCGTTTTCAATGGAGTTATCTTCATCCCAAATAGAAAGGTCAAAATCATTAAGTTTTATATGATAATCATCTCTTACGGCTCTTTTGGCTTCACTAATGGCTTCTCCCTCTTGTTTTTCCAGTGGCAGTTTGGGGTTATTCTCATATTTTGCTCTCAACTTGTGAAGCTTTTCTGATGAAGGAGTAAGAATATAGATTTTTAAGCCGAATAGGTCAATGGGCTTTATACTTGAAACAATATCCCTTGTAGGAACCTTATTGATACTTTCAAGATACTTCGAAAGTATATCACCTTGCCTAATGCTCCTAGCAACACTTACGGATTTATTATCCTTTGTATATTGATTTGTTCTTCTAGGACGATTATAAAGCCAAAGATTAGTAGTGTCTTTAGACTCTCCAGATTTGGTTTGTTTAATGAACTGTTCTATTCCACCAATATGGTCATCATGTATATGCGATACAATCCATAAGTCAATTGACTCGTCACTTGCTTGAATTTCATTTACATGAGAGGAGATGATACCTTTAAAAGTTCTTCTATATCCTGCATCAATAAAAATATTATGGTATTTACCATCACTTCCGTAATACCTTATTCTAGAAGCATCACCACATTCAGCTTGGTAGAAAAATATTTCTTTTTTAATCTCTTTCATAGTAATTTAATTGTCCCTTTATTTCTCCATTTTCAAGATAGAATACCCCACAAGGTACTCCAAAATCACTTTGTTCCCTATGTAAGCTATGCGCCATTTTTTCTCCAAGAAGAGTCCAAATTATATCCAAATCATTCTTTTCCAGATAATTTAAAAAGATTTGTTTGTTTATCATTAATCCACCAGATAAGGGAATGTTTTGAACTGTTAATACTCCCTTAGAGTTAACAAAATCGCCGTCATTAGGAGCATAAATTAGTTCAAGGTCATTAAAAAGTTGCTCACAAGGAATATTATAAGTTGATTCTGCTCCAGATTTATCCTCACTGATATGTGCTTTAGCATCTTGCGTACCACACATAACGAATAGTCCAGTTGGGTTATTATTATAGTAGATTTCTTTCCACGAATTCTCTCTCTCAACACTATTGTATGCAGGAGACCAATATTTCTCTCTATTTAAAAGTTGGTTAAACTCACTACTTGGTTCTGGCATCCATCTTCCCCAGAAATTCTTGCCCTGCAGAAATTCAACTATTTGTGTTTTATCATCTCGTTTGACTATATACCCCTGAATCATGTACAACAACTCTTTTCTATACATGGAATATTTGTCTACACTCATCGGCTTTGGCATATTCCATTTGGTAAACTTGTTCAAAAATAGCCACTCAACATTACTAACATCTTTTTTAGAGATTATATATTTGACTTCGGGCAAATCATTTATGTTTCTTGCCCATTCCTGATTTTCTTGATTCCAAAAAGAATACTCGTCATCATGCCACCATTTGTATTCTTTTTCTAAGATCATCATATCATCTTCAGGTAATTCTTCAGTATTCTTAGTTGTGTATATAGGGTCAATGTCTCTTACAGAAAATTGCCATGCTCCTTGGTAATATTTATAGTTCTTATCTAAATACCTATCCCTGATTTTATGATTGTCAGCAAGAATGCTGAGTATTTGGTGAAATGCAATCCACTGATATTTTTTGCCAATTTGCTCAGTATTTGGTCTACTGTTACGATATCCATTGTTTTGGTCATATCTTCCATGTAATTTGACATCGTAACCTAATTCGTGTGCTCTTTTTACAATCCATCTTTTCACAGGAGCAGTATTAAAAAAATTCCAATAATAGTTTGAACTACTAAGTCTTTTAACATCCTGTAAATAGGGGATTATACTTTTGATTACGTATTCGAGTTGTTCATTAAAAAGAGTTCTAAGAATTTCAAATCCTTCTTTGACTCCTTTCTCATGCTCTTTAAGCAACTTATCGTATTTCTCTTGTCCACCCAACCTTTCTATTTCATACCTGTTGTTTTTGCTTTGAAGTTGTTCTTTTGAATTAATCATTTCACTCAAAAGAGTAAGATGTTTTTCTTGTTCTTCTGATAATTCATCAATGAATTTCTTGTAACCAGGCTCTTTAGTAAAGCTAATGGGGAAAAAAAATTCAATACTCGGGTCAACTGTTTTTCGTCCAAAATCCCATGAAATCACTGAGAAATATATTCCATTGTATATTCCTCCAAACTTTTTATCGTATTCAGGGCTTTTATGGTCTATATCATAGACACTAATTTCTTCCTCTGTTGGATAAATAGGTAAGTCACTCTTGTATGGCGGACGAATTTTCCGTGCATCTATTTCTTCACCCAAACCTCTATAAATCATATACTCAACTGCGTTGCGAGCATAATCACGAAGTAAAACGTGTTCAGGTGGATTATCTTTGAAAATCTGATTATATACAAAGTTCCCTATTAATTTAATTGAATCTTGTCGCTCTGTTCTGAGTATGCATCCATATGTAATTGCATAAAGTCTTTCTTGAACATACATGTCATCTACAGCTTTAAACCTTGTAAGTAGGTTAAGGAGTGCAGTTGGCTGCTGTTCGAGTAAGTTGACTATAGCTTTGGTTACTTCATCTCTTAGCTTTCGATTAGTTGATGCAAGTAGCCATGATAACGTCTGAGCAGCCAGTACTGCGGTTTCACTGTCAACAGAACTTGAAATAGAGGGAGACCATGCCCAATCAATCAATCGGCGAAGAGGAAAACCAATTTCATTATCGTTGTACCCTGAATACCATAAAACGTGACGTTGCCAAAAGCTGTCTCTTTTTGGCATTGGTATTTTTAAAAGGATTTGATGTAGTCTATCCGAATTAAATGGATGATTTTTTATTGTTGCAAGTTGTTCAATAGTGAGTAAATAATTATCAAAGTCAACATTGAAGAAATCTCCCTGAAACCACTTAATTAGTTTTTCTTCATTGATGCTTTCGATAGTTCGCCATTTCAGGCTGTCTAATAGGAATCCGTTTTGCCAGTCAATAATGATATTTCTAAGTTCGGATTCGTCCTTTTTTATATCCTCATACACCCAGCTATATACCTCAAATAATTCTAACCCATGCTTTTCTGGTAGTAAAATTGCGAGAGACTCCAAAACACCTCCGTATTTCCAATAATATTCTTCCATCAATTTACCGAGTTCCTCTTCTTTGCTAAATGCTCTTAATACTTCTTCCTGATTCTTGAAGTATTTAATGAGTTCATTAGCAATGAAATAGTCGCCAAATCGTTCATATGCAAAGTATATTACCTCTTCCTTTTCTCCAGCACTATAGCTCTCCTTACAATTCCTGATAAGGACACTTTCCTGTATCATATCATTCAATAGGAACGGATATTTAGAGAAATTCGCATTGAAGAATATATGAGCATCCTCAAGCAATAATACGCTCTCCTTTTTATTGAAACACTCTAATGAAAACTTTTGTATTGCATTCGAGATTAGGTTAGGTGCTAAATAGTATTCCTCACGTAGTTTTTGAAATTGGATTTTTAATGCTTTGACGTAATAGTTGAATATTGTCCCAATACCTTGAAAACCTTGAGGAAATTCTTTTGTTGGAGAGTTTTGTACCCCTTTACAAATCAAAAATAAAAACAGGGGCTTGGTAAATTCAGGAGCCAGTATTGGGAAGTCTGGCTGTTTAAGCTTATAATGCTTACAAAAAAGTTTTAATGCTGCGTATTCGTTACCTGCAAACCCTTCATGGTTTATAATCGAAATTTTTTGAGGAATACCTTCTGGAAACATTAGGTCAAAATAGGTCGTTCGGATACTCAAAGCGACACCTAAATATGGGTGCTTAACAATAGTATTTATTAATCCAAAAACCTCATCCCTCCACAAACGAACACCTCCTCCTTCGTTCAGTGCATCAATTAGAATAGGTATTCTTTCATTTAATTGTTCGCCTATTTTATTAAGAGACTTCAGAAAATTATCCATGTTCATTTCAAGCCCTAGTAGACTTAAAATGTTCTTTTCTACGCTTCCAACCCCAGATTTAAAATGTTGTCCCAAAAGTAGGATGGATGGTCGTCCTCGTTCCAATCTGTTTTGAGCTATATCTCCTAAAAGGTGAGATTTTCCGCTTCCTGCTTCCCCTTTAACAATTAACACAGGATTATTTGTAAGTTCAACATTTACTTTGTTCTGTAAATCATCTTCCAATTCCCTATTCTTTGTTTGCATTTCTCTTAAAGAGCTTAGTTCAGTTTCATAAGGAACTCTATAATTGAATGTCTTTTTAGTATCCTTTTCTGCTTTTATTTTTTCTCTCTGAAGTTCATACAACTCTGATTGCTTTTTATTAATCAATTCAGATATACGATTGATTTCGTCAGTAATCCATGTGTAGTCAATGATATTAGGCACATTGATAGAGATTGACTCAATCCAATTTGTTACATTTGTTTTCAGATTGTTTTGCTCAGTCTCAATATCGAAAAGTGCAGATTCTTCTTTTGGGTTTGAGTATCGATTTTGATTTATCCAATTGTCGATTGCTTGAAGAAAACGGTGTTCAAAATCCTTGTCACGAACGAGATCATTGAACAGTTTGGAAATAGGTAGTTCTAAATTGAGTTCCTTCCTATAGCGTTGCCCTAAATTATGAATTGCCTTTTCTACATTGTTCTTAAAAAAACTGTGATTCAGATTATTACCTCCTAAGTAATCAAATTTTATAGAAGGTAAAAAGTTATGTGAGAGCAATTCATTAACCAATTCAATATGCTGACCATAAATAACCCTGCCTCTATCTTCTGGGCGAAATCTCGTGAAGATGCCAAATAAGTACACATACTCGTTATCATTCAAGAAAATGCCACTCCCCGAAAACCCTTCAGTCGCATAGTCATTGTAATCTTCGTTTAATTGCAACTGAAACTTTCGAACTGCCGTTAACTCCTGTTTCCATGTGGGATAAATTACATCAAGTTCTTTTCCCATTGTAGCATTTGGAAATCCTTTAACAATGAATTGCGTTTTATTTTGTCGAGTAGTCACAACTCTTACTTTTGGA
This window of the Chitinophagales bacterium genome carries:
- a CDS encoding GNAT family N-acetyltransferase, coding for MDIQNLEHNDINFISDLLPIGWEDVLPIIASYTNTKFCFPIKASIDKKIVGIGTAIIHTKTAWLAHIIVHRDYRNQGIGTIITQTLVETSYSKGCETINLLATELGEPIYKKIGFEIETEYLIFRCEGANEAFENSENIVAINGDFKKQILDLDRKVSDENRILLLEPHLSNGFVYLQDNEVKGFYLPNLGHGLIIATTSSAGQELMKLRLKSKDFNAFPIDNLSARELMRQNNFNEFRIEKRMRLGKKRNWQPQNIYAIIGGNLG
- a CDS encoding serine hydrolase domain-containing protein, with protein sequence MKKKRTKQIIRIVLLLGTIISLFFVPWLLVKAWIKPLPNTVQEQLDEAIGHGFDGMIVYVDEGGKEPKFYAAGWKNRENKIPADPHSLFKIASISKLYDVVAISKLVSDGCLSLDKTIADYLPELVGGIENAEKITLRLMIQHRSGIPNFTDAPNFWAAPTQTFEESLALILDKPANFEPGEDYEYCNTNYLLINKIMDDALGYQNFQFIQEEILMPLNLNHTFGSLSEVNMDDVMSGYHVGHPFDLKADEHGMLATAEDVGIFLRALNDGSLFEQGEQEIYSSIYKYEHGGWVPGYQSFAKYHKDLDAVLIQFYSTTDSKLYNWNLSEIINNRIVKILRRSKSL
- a CDS encoding NUDIX domain-containing protein — translated: MAKPITPLLGCDVFVVNKELEVLLIRRTDNGRWAMPGGCNDLGETPSECAIRECKEETGFEVKILDLIGVWSSIHYEYVYYPWKENEFVHLVFRGEIVGGKARTSSESDEIAWFKADNLPPLSDGHETRIKYGFEFLENNVETYFE
- a CDS encoding MBL fold metallo-hydrolase, whose translation is MKEIKKEIFFYQAECGDASRIRYYGSDGKYHNIFIDAGYRRTFKGIISSHVNEIQASDESIDLWIVSHIHDDHIGGIEQFIKQTKSGESKDTTNLWLYNRPRRTNQYTKDNKSVSVARSIRQGDILSKYLESINKVPTRDIVSSIKPIDLFGLKIYILTPSSEKLHKLRAKYENNPKLPLEKQEGEAISEAKRAVRDDYHIKLNDFDLSIWDEDNSIENGSSISVMTDYDGIRTLWLADAHPSDIVSTLDSMGYKKDNKIVCDLVKVTHHGSKANNSDDLYSLIDCKNFLFSANGKNKHKLPTKESIARILRNENRKNEEHYILYFTHDNEVLRNIFANEDNAIFEELNFSIIFSNEPKFLKFEYK
- the avs2 gene encoding AVAST type 2 anti-phage system protein Avs2, yielding MINLEQDILISRLTVRLREKSSKAVIGTGLIYYSDDFRDNVYIITASHCLHNDGDSFQETLSSLLIDMYNPIEKKYLSINVSHINENLLFKDSDKDLALILLNKSEVESIIGGIPKVRVVTTRQNKTQFIVKGFPNATMGKELDVIYPTWKQELTAVRKFQLQLNEDYNDYATEGFSGSGIFLNDNEYVYLFGIFTRFRPEDRGRVIYGQHIELVNELLSHNFLPSIKFDYLGGNNLNHSFFKNNVEKAIHNLGQRYRKELNLELPISKLFNDLVRDKDFEHRFLQAIDNWINQNRYSNPKEESALFDIETEQNNLKTNVTNWIESISINVPNIIDYTWITDEINRISELINKKQSELYELQREKIKAEKDTKKTFNYRVPYETELSSLREMQTKNRELEDDLQNKVNVELTNNPVLIVKGEAGSGKSHLLGDIAQNRLERGRPSILLLGQHFKSGVGSVEKNILSLLGLEMNMDNFLKSLNKIGEQLNERIPILIDALNEGGGVRLWRDEVFGLINTIVKHPYLGVALSIRTTYFDLMFPEGIPQKISIINHEGFAGNEYAALKLFCKHYKLKQPDFPILAPEFTKPLFLFLICKGVQNSPTKEFPQGFQGIGTIFNYYVKALKIQFQKLREEYYLAPNLISNAIQKFSLECFNKKESVLLLEDAHIFFNANFSKYPFLLNDMIQESVLIRNCKESYSAGEKEEVIYFAYERFGDYFIANELIKYFKNQEEVLRAFSKEEELGKLMEEYYWKYGGVLESLAILLPEKHGLELFEVYSWVYEDIKKDESELRNIIIDWQNGFLLDSLKWRTIESINEEKLIKWFQGDFFNVDFDNYLLTIEQLATIKNHPFNSDRLHQILLKIPMPKRDSFWQRHVLWYSGYNDNEIGFPLRRLIDWAWSPSISSSVDSETAVLAAQTLSWLLASTNRKLRDEVTKAIVNLLEQQPTALLNLLTRFKAVDDMYVQERLYAITYGCILRTERQDSIKLIGNFVYNQIFKDNPPEHVLLRDYARNAVEYMIYRGLGEEIDARKIRPPYKSDLPIYPTEEEISVYDIDHKSPEYDKKFGGIYNGIYFSVISWDFGRKTVDPSIEFFFPISFTKEPGYKKFIDELSEEQEKHLTLLSEMINSKEQLQSKNNRYEIERLGGQEKYDKLLKEHEKGVKEGFEILRTLFNEQLEYVIKSIIPYLQDVKRLSSSNYYWNFFNTAPVKRWIVKRAHELGYDVKLHGRYDQNNGYRNSRPNTEQIGKKYQWIAFHQILSILADNHKIRDRYLDKNYKYYQGAWQFSVRDIDPIYTTKNTEELPEDDMMILEKEYKWWHDDEYSFWNQENQEWARNINDLPEVKYIISKKDVSNVEWLFLNKFTKWNMPKPMSVDKYSMYRKELLYMIQGYIVKRDDKTQIVEFLQGKNFWGRWMPEPSSEFNQLLNREKYWSPAYNSVERENSWKEIYYNNNPTGLFVMCGTQDAKAHISEDKSGAESTYNIPCEQLFNDLELIYAPNDGDFVNSKGVLTVQNIPLSGGLMINKQIFLNYLEKNDLDIIWTLLGEKMAHSLHREQSDFGVPCGVFYLENGEIKGQLNYYERD